In Monodelphis domestica isolate mMonDom1 chromosome 1, mMonDom1.pri, whole genome shotgun sequence, the sequence caacaatgctgtgaagtagttgctattacttctattttacaaccaaagaaactgaggcagtcagagaataaatgacttgcccaggatcacaaagctagtgtcatACCCTCTCCCTTGACAGCAGGGTTCTCATATGAAGAGCCTGGGGACTTGATCTCTCCAACTTAACCAGCTTGCTCCAAGCTAGATATATGTCCCTATTCAGTTACCAGGGCTCAGGGAAGGAACCATAAAGCAGAAGAGACTTGAGAACCAAGGTCTTCAAGATCCAGACTTAAATGGCCTATCCCAAAGTCTTCTCTAGCTGCCATGTGGTAAAGAGCATTCCCTATATTCCAAAGGTGGATTGTCTAACCCTACCTCTTAAAGGAAGTTCCAGAGTTATAAAATGCAACCTAGAGTGCCCAAGAAAGAACCAGTCACTGCTTTTAGTCAGGATTACTGAGATCACTCTTCTTGGTTTATAGGGCAATCCTAGCTGCTTCAACTTTGAGGCAGCTTTCTTACCTTCTTGTTCCTCCTCACTAAAGATTTCAAGGAATAAGACCATAGGGATCCTAGTTTACTGTACCATTTCAAAGCAACAAGTCTTTGAGAAGTTAGCACTTGTTTTCCTGAATTGCCCAATGAGAATAACTCATTGCAAGCATGATGGGTTGACTCCAAATAAACAAACATCCACTACTCAAATAACATTCAGCAGAGGTGTCAAAATGTTAGCTGTTGGCAGCATGAGGACCATAACACTCCCAAGTGTAGatagaatcagattaaaatgtaatcgggagatatttaagaaaataaacacaaatacaataaaatataattattacattttaaaatggaaacaacCTGTGGTATTCAGGGATCCTTAAATATGAATTCatatattccctctctcttttctatttgagtttaacatcAGTGGCCTATAAGATTTTTCACCActcactttcctttctctaataGGAAGCCACAGAGATAAGAATTCCAAGATAGTGGATTTGCTGAATCCCTAGGGGTAGGGGACTTTTTTTTGTGGCCCTGATGCTTCTGCAGAGGGTGGTAAAAACCACCTTTCCAGAAGTCAGGCTGGCCTCTTCCCACCTCTTTCACCACAACTTTGGCTGGTACTGCCAAGCAAATCAAAGAACCccccagagatggaaggaagcTAAAATGTGAAGCAGTTATATTGGATTCAAAGCAATGACACCATATTCCAGAGTGATTCAGTTTAGAGTAATCCTCAAACCTCCCTGACCCTGAAAACCCTGAGGCCAGGCAATCCTAAACCCCAGGACCTGTGAACCTGATGACATTCACTCTGAAAGGCCAGAAATTGAGACCATTTCAACTAAATTAGGGATGAATGTGCATCCAGTGTGGACAGCATGGGCAGAAACAGAAATGCCAACGTTCTGTGAATATACAACTACATAGATGAATGGCAGAGTGTTTCCTTAGGGGTGAAgtagagggggggaggggagagaagctgGAGGAGGGCCTTTTAACTCCACCCTTGTAAATCACTCCCCAGATAATTGCGAGGAAACTAACAAACCAGCAAACAACCTCAATGAATAAAGCAAACAGGGCATAAATTCCTGGATCCTCGTAAAAACACACCCATCCTACCCTCATATCCACCCCCACTCTCCTCCAGACTTCTAGGACTGATGAGGACCAGTCTGAGTCAGAGGAGAAGGAAGCGGGTGTTAGTGGAGGCTGGGGGGATGGGGAATAGAAGAGGTGGGCGGGTGGTGGACCATCGCTTGCCACCCAAGATGTTATTCACTGGTAAGAATCCCTATTATCTATCCCCACTTTAGCCTAATCAGACAGAATCTCTAAAGCTAAAGTCTGTTTCCTGCTGTCTCTGGGAGGTAacggggaggggaggggctgaGAAGAAGACTGAGGTGGCACCTTACTGCCTCCTTTTAGGGTTAAAACCCCCAATCTAATTCAGGTACTTAATATAGACAGAGAAGGTTTTCAAAGCAGCCACGGTTGGGAGCGCTATTTATATAAATAGGGATCCTCCTGTAAACGACACTAATATTCCTTGCTCACGCACCCCCCGGGAGCCTCCGGGTCTCCAGCTGCCCCACAGCTCCCATTTGCTCACCCCTTGCAGACTAGTGCTGCCATGGGCACATCTGGACGTATTAACTTCACTGTGCGCAGTCTCCTGGATTTACCCGAACAAGATGCACAGCACCTGCGGAAGGGGGACTCGGAACCGCCAACCCTTTGCTGCCCCGGCCCTTACTGCGAATGGATGGAGAATGACCGAAGTCACTACCCCTGTGAGTGAGTGGAGGTTTCGACTTGCTCCTTAGGGGATGTGGGGATGGTAACCTGGGCAGGGGTTGTGTATTCTAGTCTGGATATTGACTAGGTTCTGTAGAGCCCTGGAAGAATCCAAGTCTCTAATCCTGAAAGGCATGGAGGGCACCCCTTTGCTAGGTAGCCAGAAATCAAATGGTTTCACTGAACATCTCCATAAGGAGCCTTCCATAACCACTGTTCCCAGCACTGGATTCCAATTTAAGTTCAAACTTCGAAACCAAGTACTCTGTCCGCTAAAAACTAAACACCAAGCCAGTCAGGGAGAGGAGTTATAAAGTTGTCACCCTACTCAAATTTCCCGATTATTAGAATTTCGTTTCCTATTTATGaaaaatttccaatttttaaaaggacGATTCCTTTTacccattctttaaaaatttctttttctcttcacaCCCCCCTGGTTTTAATGGCTATTTTAAACTCTGGGGAAAGCAGCTTGTTTCTCTCCAGAACAGATCTGGGAAATATTGATCAGTAGGATTTATGGATTTATTCTTCCTCCCTTGCCAACTAGCCTGGGGGAGGAATGGGGAAGAGGTGACGTTAAGGCAAGTTTATCTACCAAAGGATACCCGGAGGCACACAATCAAAATTTGTTTCAATACCAGTGTAGGTTATTATCGACtcagatttatttattattttaataaatcattgTCGACATATTtatttaggtaaaaaaaaaaaagatcgcTGTTCTGTATAGTCATTTATGGGTTCTCAGAAAAGTTCTGGTGCCAGCACAGAGAAACAAATTTGTTGAGCAGGCTCTCTGAAGAGCGGGGAGGGATGtactgggggaggagggggatggCAGTATCTAATTCAAAGATCTTTAGATATCTTTCTAGACCAATGTGGGTAGAGTAGACTGGCAGTACTCTGTGCCGCGCCCTCAACGTGTTGCATTTACTTTACTGTTCTCTCAGCTTCAGACGAGAGTAGCACAGAGACCAATCTGTCAGACTCCACACCGCGGCTTCGGCCTCTGACTCCTGCAGAGCTACCTGGTTCGGacttggagaagaggaagaagcgACGGGTGCTATTCTCCAAGGCTCAGACTCTGGAACTGGAGCGGCGCTTCCGGCAGCAGCGCTACCTTTCCGCTCCAGAGAGGGAACAGCTGGCTAGACTCTTGAGCCTGACGCCTACTCAGGTCAAAATCTGGTTCCAGAACCACCGCTACAAGATGAAGCGTGCCGGGAGTCATGGGCCTCTGGGTCCTGCCTGTGTCGCGGACCTGCGCCCAACTCCTGGGTTGCTACGGCGGGTGGTAGTCCCGATACTGGTCTGTGACCGAAAGGCTTGCCAAGGTTGTGAACCTAATCTGGCAGCAGCTCTGGACAAGCCGAATTTGGCTCAAGCTACCACTGCCTCGGCTTGCGTCCTTCCAGGCTATGCTTCTTTCCCCGCCAGTTCCACTGCGGTGTTTAGCCTCTTCCAGGCTAATCAGCATTTAGGACACCCGACACTAGTCTATGGAACTGGTGAGATCCGACAGCGCAGAGGGGAAGGGGATATCTTGGGTCTCTCTCCCTACTTATTCCCACTTTTCAAATGAACTTAGAAATTCGCCCGAGTACCCAGAACCTGCCCTATAGTCCCGAAACTATGTTTAAATTCTAGGGACATTGGATGACTGTGGCAGTTCTCTGCCCTCCTAGCACCTGCCCTTTCTGGGACTCCTAAACCCAAGTCTTGGAGAAGGCAAAGAATAGATTGTATCAATATTTACCTCTTTTCATCTCTCTAACTCAGTTAAACGAATTGTTCAAACCgcattgtatatttttttaaagtagtgaTTTGTATGGAAaacaacctatttttttttttaaagaaataggatATTTTTGTAGTAGTACTAATACAAATAAAGTATTTGgattccttcccttcctgtttCTGCAGCAGAGCATCATAAGGAGGCAAT encodes:
- the NKX2-8 gene encoding homeobox protein Nkx-2.8 isoform X1, which translates into the protein MGTSGRINFTVRSLLDLPEQDAQHLRKGDSEPPTLCCPGPYCEWMENDRSHYPSSDESSTETNLSDSTPRLRPLTPAELPGSDLEKRKKRRVLFSKAQTLELERRFRQQRYLSAPEREQLARLLSLTPTQVKIWFQNHRYKMKRAGSHGPLGPACVADLRPTPGLLRRVVVPILVCDRKACQGCEPNLAAALDKPNLAQATTASACVLPGYASFPASSTAVFSLFQANQHLGHPTLVYGTGEIRQRRGEGDILGLSPYLFPLFK
- the NKX2-8 gene encoding homeobox protein Nkx-2.8 isoform X2; this encodes MHSTCGRGTRNRQPFAAPALTANGWRMTEVTTPVTSDESSTETNLSDSTPRLRPLTPAELPGSDLEKRKKRRVLFSKAQTLELERRFRQQRYLSAPEREQLARLLSLTPTQVKIWFQNHRYKMKRAGSHGPLGPACVADLRPTPGLLRRVVVPILVCDRKACQGCEPNLAAALDKPNLAQATTASACVLPGYASFPASSTAVFSLFQANQHLGHPTLVYGTGEIRQRRGEGDILGLSPYLFPLFK